In Brassica napus cultivar Da-Ae chromosome A3, Da-Ae, whole genome shotgun sequence, the sequence GCGTTACATTACAGGTTCGGTTTTGTAGGAGGTACCACCTGATAATGAATTCGAGAAGCGCATAAGACCAGAGGTTATCCCTGCAGATGAGATCGGTGTGACGTTTGCTGACATAGGTTCACTAGACGAAACCAAAGAATCACTTCAAGAGCTTGTCATGCTTCCTCTCCGTAGGCCTGACCTGTTCAAAGGAGGCCTTCTCAAGCCCTGCAGAGGGATCCTCCTCTTTGGACCACCTGGCACCGGTAAAACCATGATGGCGAAAGCTATAGCGAACGAAGCTGGAGCTAGTTTCATAAACGTGTCTATGTCCACAATCACTTCAAAATGGTTTGGAGAAGACGAGAAGAATGTGAGAGCTTTGTTCACACTTGCAGCTAAAGTGTCTCCGACTATTATCTTTGTTGATGAAGTGGATAGCATGCTGGGGCAGAGGACTAGAGCTGGAGAGCATGAAGCTATGAGGAAGATTAAAAACGAGTTCATGACGCATTGGGATGGGCTTATGTCGAGTTCAAGTGATAGGATTCTCGTTCTTGCTGCAACAAACAGGCCGTTTGATCTTGATGAAGCCATCATTAGGAGGTTTGAGAGAAGGTTAGTGGATCTTTTTCACTTGAAACCCTGAGCTTGAGTTGTGCTAACTCCATGTTTTTGTTGGGAGGCAGAATCATGGTTGGTCTTCCATCGGTGGAGAGCAGGGAGAAGATCTTGAGAACTTTACTGTCAAAAGAGAAGACAGAGAATCTTGATTTCCATGAGCTTGCACAGATGACAGATGGCTATAGTGGAAGTGATCTCAAGGTTTGACCACAATCCTCATCTCACTTTAACCAACACCATTATCTTCTCTTCATGGACTGACTATGGTGAATGTTATTACAAACAGAACTTTTGCACAACAGCTGCATATAGACCAGTGAGGGAGCTGATAAAGCATGAGTGCTTGAAAGAccaggagaggaagaagagagaggagGCAGAGAAGAGTAGTAGTGAAGAGGGAACTGAAGCAAAAGAAGAAGCATCTGAGGAGAGAGTGATAACGCTGAGAGCTTTGAGCATGGAAGACATGAGAGTAGCTAAAAGCCAGGTAAGTTTAAGGCACTTAGTTTGTGTTTGATGATCTTGTGCTTCAAAAGCTAATTGGTTTGCATTTTTGCAGGTTGCTGCTAGTTTTGCAGCAGAAGGAGCAGGAATGAATGAACTGAAGCAGTGGAATGAATTGTATGGAGAAGGAGGCTCCAGGAAGCAGGAACAGCTCTCTTACTTCCTTTAGTAACCCCAACAAATTCCTGATAACATTTTCTACAAATTTTTCATCTTTATGAGTAATATTTCATAGTATTATCATACTATTAAACTTTAATTCTGgagattttgtaaataaaacatGTACAGTTAATTATCtcttgtttattattaatacaaaatttagcTGTTTTTGTCAAGcctcatttttatatttcacagaTTTTAAAGATAAGATAGACCAAACATATCTTGCAACATTGTTTCACTTCTTTTAATTGTATATAATTTGTGTATCCATCTTACGATCTGCACATAGACATAGCCGTGGAGTAGAGAGTGTTAAACAACTTACATGAACAAACATCAGAAGAAACTATAGAGTAAACCAAATGGTCAGGTTTGATTGTGTACAGTTGGGAGCCTCTTATGTTGATGGAGTGAATAGATGCAGAAGCGAAGACCAATAACCAACCAACTGCAGTTATAAAATACAACACAGAGTCTTCAGTAAAAAAGTCTTATTTCTAGTTCTAAGCAATAGTGAGGAAGTGTAGAATATAAACAAACCTGAGCCAAGATACCCTTCCCCGTTTGGGCTTCGATTATAAGGCCAATGGTGAGTCCTATGATTGCCCAGGCTCCGTTAATAGCCTCTATTTCACGCCTTCTTTGTTGCCTCTCGCTGCCTTTGATCTCTTCCATTTGCTTCGCTGCTAATCGCTTGGCCTCAAGAGGGTCTACCATGATTACCTCCTTTTTTGCCTTTACTCTTCCTGGAGGAGGAGATGCCTACACAAACACTCAGGCATGGGCAGAAACTTATAAACTATACTATCGAAAGACTCAACAACCAGAAAGTGAAATGTTCTTGTTTTGCAAATGGAAAAGCTAATCTATCAGAGCAAAATGGTCAGAAAGGTCATACATTTGGATTAGCTAGGACTCGAACTGCTCCACCTCTGGATCTTGTTGCATCTTGGTGTCTTCTTAGTCCCTTTCTGAGAGACCACAAAAAGTTATGGATGAATAATATAGTTGAAGATATCTTATTATCAAAAGCAATGGTAACATGTGACCAATGGCTCCTGAATTGGATGTAACCTTGAAGTGGCTCACATGGgaaaataatagataaaaactAAGCTTGAATACTTTCTCCCTCGTGACTTATTACCATGTCAAATTGAAAAATATCATAACATAATTCAAGAGACGAAGCAAAAAAGGAGAAGAAATAAAGCTGGAAATGGAATACAAGGGAACAAACGTAGAACATGCAATGCGGGATAAGAGGAACGCTTATCTCATGAATAAAATAACGACCAATTCGGTATGCCAAACTTGACATACACCAAAGAAAGTGAATGAGATGGTTACCAATAAGTAAACGTATCCCAAACGCAAGAGCAAACACATTCACATCACAAGTGTGATATATGTAAAAGTGAACCGCTCccagaaaacaaaaaatgttaaccaaacattacaaaaaaaaaacatcatctgaGACTGAGGCATTACCCACTGACAAGAAAAAATCTTGACCAAACATTAGAGACGGTAAAAAACCATTGATCCAACA encodes:
- the BNAA03G48950D gene encoding uncharacterized protein BNAA03G48950D gives rise to the protein MKGLEMVVTSSLSSTPSIFFFSLGAADPQVSSSSLHGRLTIPLTPYSSSLVKGLRRHQDATRSRGGAVRVLANPNASPPPGRVKAKKEVIMVDPLEAKRLAAKQMEEIKGSERQQRRREIEAINGAWAIIGLTIGLIIEAQTGKGILAQLVGYWSSLLHLFTPST